In Psychrilyobacter piezotolerans, one DNA window encodes the following:
- the grdA gene encoding glycine/sarcosine/betaine reductase complex selenoprotein A: MFENKKLIIVGDRDGVPGEAIKACAETIPSVEVIFASTECFVUTAAGAMDLENQKRIKDFATEYGPENLVVILGAAEAEASGLAAETVTMGDPTFSGILANEALGLSVFHVLEDQFKGAVDADVFEEQVGMMEMVLEVEEIVEEMNEIRGEGCKYL, from the coding sequence ATGTTCGAAAATAAAAAGTTAATAATAGTAGGAGATAGAGACGGAGTACCTGGGGAAGCTATAAAAGCTTGTGCAGAGACTATTCCTTCAGTAGAGGTAATATTTGCTTCTACAGAATGTTTTGTCTGAACGGCAGCAGGAGCAATGGATTTAGAGAATCAAAAAAGAATTAAAGATTTCGCAACTGAATATGGACCAGAAAACTTAGTAGTTATATTAGGAGCAGCAGAAGCAGAGGCATCTGGATTAGCTGCAGAAACAGTAACAATGGGAGACCCTACATTCTCAGGAATATTAGCTAACGAAGCGTTAGGATTATCAGTATTCCACGTATTAGAAGACCAATTCAAAGGTGCAGTAGATGCTGACGTATTTGAAGAGCAGGTAGGAATGATGGAAATGGTATTAGAAGTAGAAGAAATCGTAGAAGAAATGAACGAAATCAGAGGAGAAGGTTGTAAATACCTTTAA
- a CDS encoding BCCT family transporter encodes MKSDVAIEKDSSMKKSDATFYVSIALTLAIVLWGLVLPTSFEKAGNATFGYLIANYGWLYTLSMSSFVIFCAYLAFSKYGSIKLGPDNSKPEYTLVSWFAMLFSAGMGIGLVFWGAAEPMNFYVNPIIGIEGGSPEAAAFAMQQSFMHWGLHPWANYSVLALAMAYMQFRKGKPGLVSSVFIPVVGEKAVKSWFGKMIDVFAIFATVAGVATSLGLGTYQINAGLNYLFGVPETSMVQIIIVGVITAIFMFSAMAGVDKGMKFISNLNVGVILLMLVICFLVGPTLLILKVFVESLGNYMGGFVTASFEMGTFTNDSWYGDWTVFYWAWWIAWAPFVGSFIARISKGRTIREFITGVLLAPTLASFIWFAVFGSMGLEQGMDIAKEAIASTPTALFVVLSKYPMGMIISIIAVILLCTFFITSADAATFVLGMLSSKGDLNPSVGKKLLWGGIQSGLALALMLAGSNGLKMLQTISLVAAFPFIFIMIFAMISMIKSLKSEKIGNREQAEQTEGIEIEQIN; translated from the coding sequence ATGAAATCAGACGTAGCAATAGAAAAAGACAGCAGTATGAAAAAAAGTGATGCCACATTTTATGTATCGATAGCTCTAACTTTAGCAATTGTATTATGGGGGCTAGTTTTACCTACAAGTTTTGAAAAAGCAGGAAATGCAACCTTTGGCTATCTTATAGCTAATTATGGGTGGTTATATACACTTTCCATGTCATCATTTGTTATATTTTGTGCTTACCTAGCATTCAGTAAATACGGGTCGATAAAATTAGGTCCTGACAATTCCAAACCAGAATATACTTTGGTATCATGGTTTGCTATGTTATTTTCAGCAGGAATGGGTATAGGATTAGTATTCTGGGGAGCAGCAGAACCTATGAATTTCTATGTTAATCCAATTATAGGAATTGAGGGAGGATCACCTGAGGCAGCAGCCTTTGCTATGCAGCAGTCATTTATGCACTGGGGTCTTCATCCATGGGCTAACTATTCAGTATTAGCTTTGGCTATGGCCTATATGCAGTTTAGAAAGGGAAAACCAGGCCTTGTAAGTAGTGTTTTTATCCCGGTTGTGGGAGAAAAAGCTGTTAAATCATGGTTTGGAAAGATGATAGATGTCTTTGCAATCTTTGCAACTGTTGCAGGAGTAGCTACATCTTTAGGACTTGGAACTTACCAGATAAATGCTGGTTTAAACTATTTATTCGGAGTACCGGAAACCAGTATGGTTCAAATAATAATCGTAGGTGTGATAACTGCTATCTTTATGTTCTCGGCTATGGCTGGAGTAGATAAGGGTATGAAATTCATATCTAACCTAAATGTAGGAGTAATCCTTTTAATGTTGGTTATCTGTTTCTTAGTAGGACCTACTCTATTGATCCTAAAAGTATTTGTAGAATCTTTAGGAAACTATATGGGTGGATTTGTAACTGCCAGTTTCGAGATGGGAACTTTTACAAATGACTCTTGGTATGGTGACTGGACGGTATTCTACTGGGCATGGTGGATTGCATGGGCTCCATTTGTTGGAAGTTTCATAGCAAGAATATCTAAAGGAAGAACAATCAGAGAATTTATTACCGGAGTATTATTAGCTCCTACCCTGGCTTCATTTATCTGGTTTGCAGTATTTGGAAGTATGGGATTAGAACAAGGAATGGATATTGCAAAAGAAGCCATAGCATCGACTCCTACAGCATTATTTGTAGTGTTGAGTAAATATCCAATGGGAATGATTATATCAATAATCGCAGTGATTTTACTTTGTACTTTCTTTATCACTTCAGCAGATGCAGCTACATTTGTACTTGGAATGTTAAGTTCTAAGGGAGATTTAAATCCATCTGTTGGAAAAAAACTTCTTTGGGGTGGAATTCAATCTGGATTGGCATTAGCTTTAATGTTAGCTGGAAGTAACGGACTCAAGATGTTACAGACCATATCTCTGGTGGCCGCCTTCCCATTCATATTTATAATGATTTTTGCAATGATTTCAATGATTAAATCATTAAAATCTGAAAAAATAGGGAACAGAGAACAAGCAGAACAAACAGAAGGAATAGAAATTGAACAAATAAATTAA
- the grdH gene encoding betaine reductase selenoprotein B — translation MKKAILYINQFFAGIGGEDKADHAPEIKEGLVGPSLALDSALKNAEVTHTVICGDNFMGSNQDEAVERILEFLEGKEFDIFFAGPSFQAGRYGNACGVICKAVKEKFNVPVISSMHIENPGVEMFKKEVVIFPGGRSAAAMRKDTKKMAAYADKVLAGEKIGTAEEEGFYVRGIRHQVIDFTMEPAAVRGVKMLLKKLAGEEYVTELPIPKSDRVEIAEPVKDLSTAKIAFVTTGGIVPVANPDRIQSASATRWGMYDISEMPRLEGGVFKTIHAGYDPAAADADPNVCVPLDALRAYETEGKIGSIDSHFYTTVGTGTTEAEAARMAQEMVPFLREHSVDAVIMTSTUGTCTRCGTTMVKEIEKAGFPIVQMANLVPVAKTVGANKIVPTISIPYPLGDPNTSKEEQWKLRYHRVGVALDALATHIEDQTVFEVKF, via the coding sequence ATGAAAAAAGCAATTTTATATATAAATCAATTTTTCGCTGGAATTGGTGGGGAAGATAAAGCCGATCACGCTCCAGAAATTAAAGAAGGATTAGTAGGACCTTCATTAGCATTAGACTCAGCATTAAAAAATGCAGAAGTAACTCATACAGTTATTTGTGGAGACAACTTCATGGGTTCTAATCAGGATGAAGCAGTAGAAAGAATTTTAGAATTTTTAGAAGGTAAAGAATTTGATATCTTCTTCGCAGGACCTTCTTTCCAAGCAGGAAGATACGGGAATGCTTGTGGAGTAATCTGTAAAGCTGTTAAAGAAAAATTTAATGTTCCTGTAATTTCATCTATGCATATAGAGAATCCAGGAGTAGAAATGTTCAAAAAAGAAGTTGTTATTTTCCCAGGTGGTAGAAGTGCCGCTGCAATGAGAAAAGACACTAAGAAAATGGCTGCCTATGCAGACAAAGTTTTAGCTGGAGAAAAAATTGGAACAGCTGAAGAAGAAGGATTCTATGTAAGAGGAATCAGACATCAAGTAATCGACTTCACAATGGAACCAGCAGCAGTTAGAGGAGTTAAAATGCTTCTTAAAAAATTAGCTGGAGAAGAATATGTAACTGAGTTACCTATTCCTAAAAGTGATAGAGTAGAAATAGCAGAACCTGTTAAAGATCTATCAACTGCTAAAATCGCATTTGTTACTACAGGTGGAATAGTACCAGTAGCAAACCCGGACAGAATTCAATCTGCATCAGCTACAAGATGGGGAATGTATGATATTAGTGAAATGCCAAGATTAGAAGGCGGAGTATTCAAAACTATCCATGCAGGTTATGATCCGGCAGCAGCAGATGCAGATCCTAACGTATGTGTACCTTTAGATGCATTAAGAGCATATGAAACAGAAGGAAAAATTGGAAGCATAGACTCACATTTCTATACAACTGTTGGAACTGGAACTACAGAAGCAGAAGCAGCTAGAATGGCTCAAGAAATGGTACCATTCCTAAGAGAACACAGTGTTGACGCTGTTATCATGACTTCTACATGAGGTACTTGTACTCGTTGTGGAACAACGATGGTAAAAGAAATAGAAAAAGCAGGTTTCCCAATTGTACAAATGGCAAACTTAGTACCAGTAGCTAAAACAGTAGGTGCCAATAAGATAGTCCCTACAATCTCAATTCCATATCCATTAGGAGATCCAAATACTTCTAAAGAAGAGCAATGGAAATTAAGATATCATAGAGTAGGAGTTGCATTAGATGCACTTGCTACACATATCGAAGATCAGACAGTATTTGAGGTTAAATTCTAA
- a CDS encoding glycine/sarcosine/betaine reductase component B subunit: MKLELGNFYVKDVKFGDITAYENGILTINKEEALAYVMEDEHITEADIIIAKPGESKRIVPVKEAIEPRCRVNGNPVFPGVTGGMTPAGNGRTHALKNTSVLAVGKHWGSFGDGMIDMSGEGADLTYFSRLINICLVADTDEEFERFEQQKKNKALRWGAMRLSEYVGNAVKELEPEDMETFELEPIIKRDEKTNELPSVVYVMQPQSQMEESGYNDLLYGWDTNRMVPTFMNPNEILDGAIISGSFMPCSSKWSTYDMQNCPTIKELYKEHGKTINFLGVIMSNLNVAMEQKERAAAFVAQMAKSLGADGAILAEEGYGNPDADFIACFDALEDAGVKTVGITNECTGRDGQSQPLVVLSEKANAIVSCGNVSQLIKLPAMDEVIGELAALGRDGLSGGWEGDEKLGPSVREDGSVILENNSMFCGDQVLGWSQKTMKEF; this comes from the coding sequence GAAACTTGAATTGGGTAATTTTTATGTGAAAGACGTTAAGTTTGGGGATATTACAGCTTATGAAAATGGTATTCTTACAATTAACAAGGAAGAAGCTTTAGCTTATGTTATGGAAGACGAGCATATTACTGAAGCAGATATCATTATCGCTAAACCAGGTGAAAGCAAGAGAATAGTTCCTGTAAAGGAAGCTATCGAGCCTAGATGCAGAGTAAATGGAAATCCAGTATTTCCAGGTGTAACTGGTGGAATGACTCCAGCAGGTAACGGAAGAACACATGCATTAAAAAATACTAGTGTTTTGGCAGTAGGAAAGCACTGGGGAAGTTTCGGAGACGGAATGATAGACATGAGTGGAGAAGGAGCAGATTTAACTTATTTCTCTAGACTTATCAATATTTGTCTTGTAGCTGATACAGATGAAGAATTTGAAAGATTTGAGCAACAAAAGAAAAACAAAGCATTAAGATGGGGAGCTATGAGACTTTCTGAGTATGTTGGAAACGCAGTTAAAGAATTAGAACCTGAAGATATGGAAACATTTGAGTTAGAGCCAATAATCAAAAGAGATGAAAAAACAAATGAACTTCCATCAGTTGTATATGTAATGCAGCCACAATCACAAATGGAAGAGTCTGGATACAATGACTTATTATATGGATGGGATACTAACAGAATGGTACCTACTTTCATGAATCCAAATGAAATCTTAGACGGAGCAATCATCAGTGGTTCATTTATGCCTTGTTCATCTAAGTGGTCTACATATGACATGCAAAACTGTCCTACAATCAAAGAGTTATACAAAGAGCATGGAAAGACAATCAACTTCTTAGGAGTTATCATGTCTAACTTAAATGTAGCAATGGAACAAAAAGAAAGAGCGGCAGCTTTTGTAGCTCAAATGGCTAAGTCATTAGGAGCAGACGGGGCTATCTTAGCAGAAGAAGGATACGGAAACCCAGATGCAGACTTTATCGCTTGTTTCGACGCTTTAGAAGATGCAGGAGTTAAAACAGTAGGAATCACTAATGAGTGTACTGGTAGAGACGGTCAATCACAACCATTAGTTGTGTTAAGTGAAAAAGCCAATGCAATTGTTTCTTGTGGAAATGTATCACAATTAATAAAGTTACCGGCAATGGATGAAGTAATTGGAGAATTAGCAGCATTAGGTAGAGATGGTTTATCTGGTGGATGGGAAGGCGACGAAAAATTAGGTCCTTCAGTAAGAGAAGATGGTTCAGTTATTTTAGAAAATAACTCAATGTTCTGTGGAGATCAAGTTCTTGGATGGTCTCAAAAAACAATGAAAGAATTTTAA
- the trxB gene encoding thioredoxin-disulfide reductase, with protein MSKIYDLIVIGAGPAGLSAALYAGRSKLSTLVLEKSKTGGQIVITHEVANYPGSVREATGPSLIGRMVEQVKEFGAEIQADNIIDVDFTGDIKIVKGEKEEYCAKAVIIATGATPRKMGCPGEAEFTGKGVSYCATCDADFFEDFEVFVIGGGDTAVEEAMYLTKFARKVTIVHRRDELRAAKSIQEKAFKNEKLAFMWDSTVEELRGDGILETAVFRNLKTGELTEFHADEEDGTFGLFAFVGYVPHSDTFKGHIEMDDWGYIKTDDEMRTNVEGVFAAGDIRPKALRQVVTATADGAIAATLAEKYMEEKF; from the coding sequence ATGTCAAAAATATACGACCTTATAGTAATAGGAGCAGGGCCGGCAGGATTATCTGCAGCTCTGTATGCAGGAAGATCAAAGTTATCAACATTGGTATTGGAAAAGAGTAAGACAGGGGGACAGATTGTTATAACTCATGAAGTAGCAAACTACCCTGGATCTGTAAGAGAAGCTACAGGACCGTCTCTAATAGGTAGAATGGTAGAGCAGGTAAAAGAATTCGGTGCAGAAATCCAAGCTGACAATATAATCGATGTAGATTTCACAGGTGACATCAAAATTGTTAAAGGTGAGAAAGAAGAGTATTGTGCTAAGGCAGTTATTATTGCAACTGGAGCTACACCTAGAAAGATGGGTTGCCCGGGAGAAGCTGAATTTACTGGTAAGGGAGTTTCATACTGTGCTACATGCGACGCAGACTTCTTTGAAGATTTCGAAGTATTCGTAATCGGTGGAGGAGACACAGCAGTTGAAGAAGCAATGTATCTGACTAAATTTGCTAGAAAAGTAACTATAGTACATAGAAGAGATGAATTAAGAGCAGCTAAATCTATCCAGGAGAAAGCATTTAAGAATGAAAAATTAGCATTTATGTGGGATTCAACAGTTGAAGAATTAAGAGGTGACGGGATATTGGAAACAGCAGTATTCAGAAACTTAAAAACTGGTGAATTAACAGAATTCCATGCAGATGAAGAAGATGGAACATTCGGATTATTCGCATTTGTTGGTTATGTACCGCATTCAGATACATTCAAAGGTCATATAGAAATGGATGACTGGGGATACATCAAAACAGACGACGAAATGAGAACAAATGTAGAGGGAGTATTTGCAGCAGGAGATATCAGACCTAAAGCACTTAGACAAGTAGTAACAGCAACTGCTGATGGAGCAATCGCAGCAACGTTAGCTGAAAAATATATGGAAGAAAAATTTTAA
- the trxA gene encoding thioredoxin TrxA: MLIVDKGTFEEEVLNAEGYVLVDYYSDGCVPCQALLPELEVIAEKNADKAKFVKLNTSKARRMAIKQKVLGLPTITLYKGGEKVAELTKDDATAKNIETMLAENIK, translated from the coding sequence ATGTTAATCGTAGATAAGGGAACATTCGAAGAAGAAGTACTAAATGCAGAAGGATACGTATTAGTAGATTATTATAGTGACGGGTGTGTACCATGCCAGGCATTATTACCTGAATTAGAAGTAATAGCTGAAAAAAATGCTGATAAAGCTAAATTTGTAAAATTAAACACAAGTAAGGCAAGAAGAATGGCTATAAAGCAAAAAGTATTAGGATTACCTACAATAACTTTATATAAAGGTGGAGAAAAGGTAGCAGAGTTAACAAAAGACGATGCAACAGCTAAAAATATCGAAACTATGTTAGCAGAAAATATCAAGTAA